A stretch of Gorilla gorilla gorilla isolate KB3781 chromosome 9, NHGRI_mGorGor1-v2.1_pri, whole genome shotgun sequence DNA encodes these proteins:
- the LOC101153667 gene encoding LOW QUALITY PROTEIN: olfactory receptor 5G25-like (The sequence of the model RefSeq protein was modified relative to this genomic sequence to represent the inferred CDS: inserted 2 bases in 2 codons) has protein sequence MDYRNQTLVIEFFSVGLTNLFQHKIALFLVFLFVYLVTVPGNLGMITLIWMDSRLQTPMYFFLCHLSFVDVCSSSAVGTKMLTDIFVEKKVISXGCAAQLWFFGHFVVTECFLLAAMAYDWYMAIYKPLLYTLIMSQQVCVQLVXGPYAVGLISTMTHMTFTFRLLYCGPNIINHFFCDLLPVLSLACADTHINKCLLFILVGALGVLSGVIILVSYIYIVIAILRIRSADGRRKAFSTCSSHLVALSILYGTLFFICACPSSSFSININKLVSLFYTAVIPMLNPLIYSLRSKEVKDSFSKKFERKKFLIGR, from the exons ATGGACTATAGAAATCAAACTTTGGTTATTGAATTTTTTTCCGTGGGATTAACAAATCTCTTTCAGCACAAGATTGCTCTCTTTCTGGTATTTCTCTTTGTTTATCTTGTCACTGTTCCGGGAAACTTGGGAATGATCACTCTTATTTGGATGGATTCTCGACTCCAGACCCCCATGTACTTTTTTCTCTGCCACTTGTCCTTTGTGGATGTCTGCTCCTCTTCTGCCGTCGGTACCAAGATGTTGACTGATATCTTCGTGGAGAAAAAAGTAATCT TTGGTTGTGCTGCCCAGTTGTGGTTTTTTGGCCATTTTGTAGTAACTGAATGTTTCCTTCTGGCTGCCATGGCATATGACTGGTATATGGCTATCTATAAGCCCTTGTTGTATACACTCATTATGTCCCAACAGGTCTGTGTGCAGCTGG GTGGGCCTTATGCTGTGGGCCTTATAAGCACCATGACCCATATGACTTTCACCTTTCGCCTACTCTACTGTGGTCCAAACATCATCAATCACTTCTTCTGTGACCTTCTCCCTGTTCTCTCCCTGGCATGTGCAGATACCcatattaataaatgtttactttttatctTGGTGGGTGCCCTGGGAGTACTCAGTGGTGTGATCATCTTGGTCTCCTACATTTACATTGTCATTGCCATCCTGAGAATTCGCTCTGCTGATGGGAGACGCAAAGCCTTCTCCACTTGCTCTTCACACCTGGTGGCTCTCTCCATCCTGTATGGGACACTCTTCTTTATCTGTGCATGTCCAAGCTCTAGTTTCTCTATCAACATCAATAAACTGGTTTCCCTGTTCTACACAGCAGTGATCCCCATGTTGAATCCCCTTATCTACAGCCTGAGaagcaaggaggtaaaagattCATTCAGCAAGAAGTTTGAAAGAAAGAAGTTTCTTATAGGTAGGTGA
- the LOC101124522 gene encoding olfactory receptor 5G3, giving the protein MEPMEDKNQTVVTEFLLLGLTDHPYQKIVLFFMFLFVYLITLGGNLGMITLIQIDSRLHTPMYFFLRHLSFVDICSSSSVAPKMLYNIFAEKKDITFLGCAAQMWFFGLFEAAECFLLAAMAYDRYVAICKPLLYTIIMSQQVCMQLVVGPYAMALISTMTHTIFTFCLPFCGSNIINHFFCDIFPLLSLACADTWVNKFVLFVLAGAIGVLSGLIIMVSYICILMTILKIQTADGKQKAFSTCFSHLAAVSILYGTLFLIYVRPSSSSSLGINKVISLFYTVVIPMVNPLIYSLRNKEVKDAFRRKIERKKFIIGR; this is encoded by the coding sequence ATGGAACCAATGGAAGATAAGAACCAGACAGTAGTGACTGAATTTCTCTTATTGGGCCTCACAGATCATCCCTATCAGAAGATTGTTCTCTTCTTCATGTTTCTCTTTGTTTATCTTATCACCCTGGGAGGTAACTTGGGGATGATCACTCTCATACAGATTGATTCCAGACTCCACACTCCTATGTACTTTTTTCTTAGGCACTTGTCTTTTGTAGATATTTGTTCCTCTTCTTCTGTTGCCCCTAAGATGCTGTATAATATCTTTGCAGAGAAAAAAGACATCACTTTTCTGGGTTGTGCTGCACAGATGTGGTTCTTTGGTCTCTTTGAGGCAGCTGAGTGTTTTCTCCTGGCTGCCATGGCATATGACCGGtatgtggccatctgcaagccctTGTTGTATACGATCATTATGTCTCAGCAGGTCTGTATGCAGCTGGTGGTAGGGCCTTATGCCATGGCTCTTATAAGCACCATGACTCATACAATTTTCACTTTTTGCTTACCCTTTTGTGGTTCAAATATTATCAATCACtttttctgtgatatttttccACTGCTTTCCCTAGCATGTGCAGACACCTGGGTGAATAAATTTGTGCTGTTTGTCTTGGCTGGAGCTATAGGAGTACTCAGTGGTCTGATCATCATGGTCTCCTATATTTGCATCCTGATGACCATCTTGAAGATCCAGACTGCTGATGGGAAGCAAAAAGCTTTCTCCACCTGTTTTTCTCACCTTGCAGCTGTCTCCATCCTGTATGGGACTCTTTTCTTGATTTATGTTCGGCCAAGTTCAAGTTCCTCCCTGGGTATCAATAAAGTGATTTCTCTATTTTATACTGTGGTAATCCCCATGGTTAACCCCCTTATTTACAGCTTGAGGaataaggaggtgaaagatgcattcagaagaaaaattgagaggaaaaaatttattataggtaggtaa